A stretch of the Bordetella genomosp. 8 genome encodes the following:
- a CDS encoding condensation domain-containing protein produces MSGAIADAATIDARLRGHASTRGDAVALIVEDGGGSVSLTYAELDRAARALAATLRSRLPTGSRALLMLDNDQHYVVAFFACLYAGVIAVPAFPPDPAREQELRRLRVMTRDCQAGCVLTTTQVARELAEALAWFDGVPLLAVDAVNGVDATDEVDVRDAAAACGVPDTLPPADPRDIAFLQYTSGSTADPKGVMVSHANLMANALAMHRGMGTRETDVCVSWLPLYHDMGLIGGVLEGLYLGTRVVLMSPKYFLERPLRWLEAIARHRGNFSGGPDFAYRLCVERIRPEQVRGLDLSSWRIAFSGAEPVNPGTLEAFARLCAEARLPAAALYPCYGLAEATLFVTGGDHTKPPVCTVFDEEALAAGQARPAARGRRLVACGAPAPGHRVAIVDPASSRRLPDGMQGEIWTNGPSIAGGYWGKAEATQQSLVAHEGATWLRTGDLGFVHGGELYVNGRIKDLIIVRGRNVYPQDIEAVVEAEVAQARKGRVAAFAVDTPDGEGIGLAAEIAPLQRKRHTPATLVRALGRAVALACGEPLAVAVLLEPGTLPKTSSGKLRRAATRAAWRSGTLHAYAIHEHGRFVLGEAGEAAALPPAAGTEAALAAIWSDALGRQVADRHARFFELGGSSLTAASVAAAIRRRWGIAMGVREVFAHPELAACASHIERARAARPNGVADLPGGPGVPDMPGVADVADVAGVAGVAGVVGVADAGHARALAPVQRRLWLLDRMAATPAARARYNLGVAFHLDGALDAGRVERAINAIIARHAVLRTAYPEDDDGEPHAAPLAAPRVDVPLVDLSAGPDSDAAATRIAHGYAEEPFDLSTGPLLRACLLRLDARRHLLLMAVHHIVFDGWSAGIFIDEFRAHYAGRELAPLPMQYGDYAMRASRAEAGEPWRDALAYWRTTLAHAPVLSSPARPRQAPEGVMEAATLRQMIPGSLSRRLADLARRHDATLFQVLMTVFLMAMHRQTGQDDIVVGTDAAGRDDPALAPLIGFFVNVLPIRSRAPRSAPFEEWLARTRATVLDALAHQEAPFDRIVDVAGASRDRGRGPLVQVLFVMQNTLRLAGDLKDVVVRSAALPTTHARFDLAVFVHEHAQGLEVEWTYATALFAAQAVEGMATIWADVLHQVVAGDGRSWSVADIPLFQESAMSVTTPPAPAESTTSSAGASVAPLAPGAAMRGKLDRLSARRTATAGDRPAAAPARAPIRMAPLSPARPFPLVIEALDSGLDPISWAASMREQLGALLNRHGGILFRNFALRTPQQFEAFAEAIEPTLYGDYGDLPKKEGGRNTYRSTPYPEKQMILYHNESAHLERWPRRQLFFCELPSRVGGATPIVDCREMLHRLPPEIVQEFEQRELLYVRTFTERLDVSWQRFFGTDDRDAVESTLRRAGTAFRWLDDTTLQTRTRCPAVITHPETGERVFFNQVQLHHVHCLEPDVRADLLSIAGEDRMPRQVYFGDGGAIPEWMMDEIGRTYEACAVRFAWARGDVVMLDNMLAAHARDPYEEPRKVVVAMGAMFDRGALSREQG; encoded by the coding sequence GCCTTCTTTGCCTGCCTCTACGCAGGCGTGATCGCCGTGCCGGCGTTCCCGCCCGATCCGGCGCGCGAGCAGGAACTGCGGCGCCTGCGGGTGATGACGCGCGATTGCCAGGCAGGTTGCGTGTTGACGACCACGCAGGTCGCGCGGGAACTGGCCGAAGCGCTGGCCTGGTTCGACGGCGTGCCGCTGCTTGCGGTGGACGCTGTCAATGGGGTGGATGCAACCGATGAGGTCGATGTGCGGGACGCGGCGGCTGCTTGCGGTGTGCCCGATACGCTGCCGCCCGCGGATCCGCGCGATATCGCCTTCCTGCAATACACGTCCGGATCGACCGCGGACCCCAAGGGCGTCATGGTCAGTCACGCCAATCTGATGGCCAATGCATTGGCCATGCACCGGGGCATGGGCACGCGGGAAACTGACGTCTGCGTGTCATGGTTGCCGCTCTATCACGACATGGGCCTGATCGGCGGCGTGCTGGAAGGGCTGTACCTGGGCACGCGCGTGGTGCTGATGTCGCCGAAGTATTTCCTGGAGCGGCCCCTGCGCTGGCTGGAGGCGATCGCGCGCCACCGCGGGAACTTCAGCGGCGGGCCGGACTTCGCGTATCGGCTTTGCGTCGAGCGCATTCGGCCGGAGCAGGTGCGCGGCCTGGACCTGTCGAGCTGGCGGATCGCGTTTTCCGGCGCGGAACCCGTGAATCCCGGCACCCTGGAGGCGTTCGCGCGACTCTGCGCGGAGGCCCGGCTGCCGGCCGCGGCGCTGTATCCCTGCTACGGATTGGCGGAGGCCACGCTGTTCGTGACCGGCGGCGATCACACGAAGCCGCCGGTCTGCACGGTGTTCGACGAGGAAGCGTTGGCGGCGGGGCAGGCGCGCCCGGCCGCGCGGGGCCGGCGGCTGGTGGCCTGCGGGGCGCCGGCGCCTGGCCATCGCGTTGCCATCGTCGATCCCGCGTCGTCGCGGCGCTTGCCCGACGGCATGCAGGGCGAGATCTGGACCAATGGTCCCAGCATTGCCGGTGGCTATTGGGGCAAGGCCGAGGCGACGCAACAATCGCTGGTGGCGCATGAGGGAGCGACGTGGCTGCGCACCGGCGATCTGGGGTTCGTGCACGGCGGCGAACTGTACGTCAATGGCCGTATCAAGGACTTGATCATCGTGCGCGGCCGCAATGTCTATCCGCAGGACATCGAAGCCGTCGTGGAAGCGGAAGTGGCCCAGGCCCGCAAGGGCCGCGTCGCCGCGTTCGCGGTGGACACGCCGGACGGCGAAGGCATCGGCCTGGCGGCGGAGATCGCGCCGCTGCAGCGCAAGCGGCATACGCCCGCTACGCTGGTGCGGGCGTTGGGGCGCGCCGTCGCGCTGGCCTGCGGCGAGCCCTTGGCGGTGGCGGTGCTGCTGGAGCCCGGCACGCTGCCCAAGACGTCCAGCGGCAAGCTGCGGCGCGCGGCCACGCGCGCGGCCTGGCGCAGCGGGACGCTGCATGCCTATGCCATCCACGAGCACGGGCGCTTCGTACTGGGCGAAGCCGGCGAAGCCGCGGCCCTGCCGCCGGCGGCGGGTACGGAAGCCGCGTTGGCGGCGATCTGGTCGGACGCGCTGGGACGGCAAGTCGCGGACAGGCATGCGCGATTCTTCGAGCTGGGCGGCAGTTCGCTGACGGCGGCGAGCGTGGCCGCGGCCATCAGGAGGCGCTGGGGGATCGCCATGGGCGTGCGCGAGGTATTCGCCCATCCCGAGCTGGCGGCGTGCGCGTCGCATATCGAGAGGGCGCGCGCGGCGCGGCCGAATGGTGTTGCTGATCTTCCTGGTGGGCCTGGTGTTCCTGATATGCCTGGTGTGGCTGATGTGGCTGATGTGGCTGGTGTGGCTGGTGTGGCTGGTGTGGTCGGCGTGGCGGACGCGGGACATGCGCGCGCGCTGGCGCCGGTGCAGCGCCGCCTGTGGCTGCTAGACCGCATGGCCGCGACGCCGGCGGCGCGCGCCCGCTACAACCTGGGCGTGGCGTTCCACCTGGACGGCGCCCTGGATGCCGGCCGCGTCGAACGCGCGATCAACGCGATCATTGCGCGCCATGCGGTGCTGCGAACGGCATATCCGGAGGACGATGACGGCGAGCCCCACGCCGCGCCGCTGGCCGCCCCGCGTGTGGACGTGCCGCTCGTGGACTTGTCCGCCGGACCGGATAGCGACGCCGCCGCCACGCGCATCGCGCACGGATACGCGGAAGAACCCTTCGACCTGTCCACCGGCCCCTTGTTGCGGGCCTGCCTGCTGCGCCTGGACGCGCGGCGGCATCTGCTCCTGATGGCCGTGCATCACATCGTGTTCGATGGCTGGTCGGCGGGCATCTTCATCGACGAGTTCCGCGCGCATTACGCGGGCCGCGAACTGGCCCCATTGCCCATGCAGTACGGCGACTACGCCATGCGGGCGTCCCGCGCCGAAGCCGGCGAGCCCTGGAGGGATGCCCTTGCGTACTGGCGGACGACCCTCGCGCATGCCCCCGTGCTGTCCTCTCCCGCGCGGCCGCGCCAGGCACCGGAAGGCGTCATGGAGGCCGCGACGCTGCGGCAGATGATCCCCGGCAGCCTGAGCCGCCGCCTGGCCGACCTGGCGCGGCGCCACGACGCGACGCTGTTCCAGGTACTCATGACGGTCTTCCTGATGGCCATGCATCGCCAGACCGGACAGGACGACATCGTCGTTGGCACGGACGCGGCCGGCCGCGATGATCCCGCGTTGGCGCCGTTGATCGGCTTTTTCGTCAATGTGCTGCCGATCCGGTCCCGTGCGCCACGATCGGCGCCTTTCGAGGAATGGCTGGCGCGCACGCGCGCTACCGTCCTTGACGCGCTGGCGCACCAGGAAGCGCCCTTCGACCGCATCGTCGATGTGGCCGGCGCGTCGCGCGACCGTGGCCGCGGTCCCCTGGTGCAGGTGCTGTTCGTGATGCAGAACACACTGCGCCTGGCCGGGGACCTGAAGGACGTCGTGGTCCGCTCCGCCGCGCTGCCGACCACGCACGCGCGCTTCGACCTGGCCGTATTTGTGCACGAGCACGCGCAGGGGCTGGAGGTCGAATGGACCTATGCCACCGCCCTGTTCGCCGCGCAGGCGGTGGAAGGCATGGCGACGATCTGGGCGGACGTGCTACATCAGGTCGTCGCCGGCGATGGCCGTTCCTGGTCCGTTGCCGATATCCCTTTATTCCAGGAGTCCGCCATGAGCGTCACCACGCCGCCCGCGCCCGCCGAATCGACGACCTCATCCGCCGGCGCGTCCGTCGCGCCGCTGGCTCCCGGTGCGGCCATGCGCGGCAAGCTGGACCGCCTGTCGGCGCGGCGCACGGCGACGGCTGGCGATCGTCCCGCCGCCGCGCCCGCCCGTGCACCGATACGCATGGCACCGCTGTCGCCCGCGCGGCCCTTTCCCTTGGTGATCGAAGCCCTGGACAGCGGCCTGGATCCGATTTCCTGGGCAGCGTCCATGCGCGAACAGCTCGGGGCCCTGCTGAACCGCCACGGCGGCATCCTGTTCCGCAACTTCGCGCTGCGCACCCCGCAGCAGTTCGAAGCCTTCGCCGAAGCGATAGAACCGACGCTCTACGGCGACTACGGCGATCTGCCGAAAAAGGAAGGCGGCCGCAATACCTACCGGTCCACGCCCTATCCGGAAAAGCAGATGATCCTGTACCACAACGAAAGCGCGCACCTGGAGCGCTGGCCGCGCAGGCAGCTGTTCTTCTGCGAGCTGCCTTCACGCGTCGGCGGCGCCACGCCCATTGTGGATTGCCGCGAGATGCTGCACCGCCTGCCGCCGGAAATCGTGCAGGAATTCGAGCAACGGGAACTGCTGTACGTGCGCACCTTCACGGAGCGGCTGGACGTCAGCTGGCAGCGCTTCTTCGGTACGGACGACCGCGACGCGGTGGAATCCACGCTGCGTCGCGCCGGCACGGCGTTCCGTTGGCTGGACGACACCACCTTGCAGACGCGCACGCGCTGCCCGGCCGTGATCACGCATCCCGAGACGGGCGAACGGGTGTTCTTCAACCAGGTCCAGCTGCATCACGTCCATTGCCTGGAGCCGGACGTGCGGGCGGACCTGCTCAGTATCGCGGGCGAGGACCGCATGCCCCGGCAGGTGTATTTCGGCGACGGTGGCGCGATACCGGAATGGATGATGGACGAGATCGGCAGGACCTACGAGGCCTGCGCGGTGCGCTTCGCCTGGGCGCGGGGCGATGTCGTGATGCTGGACAACATGCTGGCCGCGCATGCGCGTGATCCCTACGAAGAGCCGCGCAAGGTCGTGGTGGCGATGGGGGCCATGTTCGATCGCGGCGCGCTGTCGCGCGAGCAGGGTTGA
- a CDS encoding non-ribosomal peptide synthetase: MHMPEADPQGLASDVDHLPLSPEQRAIVAAGEARRARVAVVELAGRVDVARLRNALDETAARHDSLRHGYGRVAGYRGPRLLPEAGQGWRWEIRDGAEDAAASPVATWLAAASGPRAALWHIAPDRAVLAVAVPALAADGASMRILLRDLARCYEAPGAGAGDESPFAYTEYIAWRGELDEDADAPAARAYWARYLAPHADTAGPALPACAGAGRVGVRADDAGEAALAPVDGLSASMDLDADLVSALRAVADRMNVTVPVVMHAAWWSVLGRLAGGWRFLGGWQHDCRRDYEMLAGAVGAYEKILPVAIDWEGGMPFSRCAERLAATLARHVEAQEYWPVDAPTTMAHLEAGFQYVDEPEPGNAALWWSPRDMPGPASGFAMALQVGMRAADARLTVAYHATRYPSWAMQALLEQYAALLGHVAVEPDTTIARLRVLDDAARQALLARRGEALDAGTETLPRLIADWARRSPDAMAVRDAGQALTYADLERRVASAARALDRLGARRGGTVALRLPRDAGLMVAMLAAWRCGAAYLPLEPDWPDARCAAIVRAAEPDCVLVAADDAIAGAAAWAPGLPVASHTLLAEGAGAIGHADGEPRDTLALDDIAYVLFTSGSTGEPKGVPITHGQLLNYVASATRAMDLGLSRRWALTGTVAADLGNTALFGALCNGGTLVVASPDDMRDGAAFHQFLVAQRIDGIKIVPSHLEALLDHDDAIVPARVVLGGEAASAALVRRIARLAPDCRVYNHYGPTESTVGVMVHAVALPAADMGVGCADSAAVLPLTRVLGNCIVHVLDADLEPTPVGGIGEIYLGGAQLCAGYLGPHGATAFVEDPHRPGERLYRSGDMACVLPEGAIRLAGRADHQVKIRGHRIEPAEIEARLLALPDVRQAVVLATPSAGGAVLTACVVATVEAPAGASDDAARIAAWRRALADALPEPMIPSHFVRLAAFPRLANGKVDRQALAPLARDAAGQGGGLAATPRDALETVVARRMAELLDRPALGIDDDFFSMGGHSLLVIKLVTRLRKALKVALPPGAVFDHPTAAALAAELRRCAADASALERIAEARVALDDMSPQERAALANRIEEQA, encoded by the coding sequence ATGCATATGCCGGAAGCGGATCCGCAAGGCTTGGCGTCGGATGTCGATCACCTGCCGCTGAGTCCGGAGCAGCGCGCCATCGTGGCGGCGGGCGAGGCGCGGCGCGCGCGGGTGGCTGTGGTGGAGCTGGCGGGGCGGGTGGACGTGGCGCGGCTTCGCAATGCGCTGGATGAAACGGCCGCGCGCCATGACAGCCTGCGGCACGGCTACGGGCGCGTGGCGGGCTACCGCGGCCCGCGGCTGCTGCCGGAGGCCGGGCAGGGATGGCGCTGGGAGATTCGCGATGGGGCCGAGGATGCCGCGGCATCGCCTGTCGCGACCTGGCTCGCCGCCGCATCGGGACCGCGGGCCGCGCTGTGGCACATCGCCCCGGATCGCGCCGTGCTCGCCGTCGCGGTGCCCGCGCTGGCGGCCGATGGCGCATCGATGCGTATCCTGCTGCGCGACCTGGCGCGTTGCTACGAGGCGCCCGGCGCGGGCGCCGGCGACGAATCGCCTTTTGCCTATACCGAATACATCGCGTGGCGGGGCGAGCTGGACGAGGACGCCGATGCGCCGGCCGCGCGGGCCTACTGGGCGCGGTATCTCGCGCCCCACGCGGACACGGCCGGACCGGCATTGCCCGCTTGCGCCGGGGCGGGGCGGGTGGGTGTCCGGGCCGATGACGCCGGCGAAGCAGCCCTGGCGCCCGTGGACGGCCTGAGCGCGTCGATGGACCTGGACGCGGACCTCGTTTCCGCCCTGCGCGCCGTAGCCGATCGAATGAATGTCACCGTGCCCGTGGTGATGCACGCCGCCTGGTGGAGCGTGCTGGGAAGGCTGGCCGGCGGCTGGCGCTTCCTGGGCGGATGGCAGCACGATTGCCGCCGGGATTACGAGATGCTGGCCGGCGCGGTCGGCGCCTACGAGAAGATCCTGCCCGTAGCCATCGACTGGGAAGGCGGCATGCCGTTCAGCCGCTGCGCCGAACGGCTCGCCGCGACCCTGGCGCGACATGTCGAAGCCCAGGAGTACTGGCCTGTGGATGCGCCCACGACGATGGCGCATCTGGAAGCGGGCTTTCAATATGTCGACGAGCCGGAACCCGGCAATGCCGCGCTGTGGTGGTCGCCGCGTGACATGCCCGGGCCGGCGAGCGGATTCGCGATGGCCTTGCAGGTCGGCATGCGCGCCGCGGATGCGCGGCTGACAGTGGCCTATCACGCGACGCGCTATCCGTCCTGGGCCATGCAGGCGCTGCTGGAGCAATACGCCGCGCTGCTGGGCCATGTGGCGGTCGAACCCGACACGACGATAGCGCGGTTGCGTGTGCTGGACGATGCCGCGCGGCAGGCCCTGCTGGCGCGTCGTGGCGAAGCGCTGGATGCCGGCACGGAAACGCTGCCGCGCCTGATCGCGGACTGGGCGCGCCGCAGTCCGGACGCCATGGCCGTGCGTGACGCCGGGCAGGCATTGACCTACGCGGACCTGGAGCGGCGGGTGGCCTCGGCGGCCCGGGCATTGGACCGCTTGGGCGCGCGGCGCGGCGGCACGGTCGCATTGCGGCTGCCGCGCGATGCCGGCCTGATGGTGGCGATGCTGGCGGCGTGGCGCTGCGGCGCCGCCTATCTGCCCCTGGAGCCGGATTGGCCGGATGCGCGCTGCGCCGCCATCGTGCGCGCGGCCGAGCCGGATTGCGTGCTGGTGGCTGCCGATGATGCGATCGCCGGCGCGGCCGCGTGGGCGCCCGGCTTGCCGGTCGCGTCGCACACGTTGCTGGCCGAAGGGGCCGGCGCGATCGGGCATGCCGACGGCGAGCCGCGTGACACGCTGGCCTTGGACGACATCGCCTATGTGCTGTTCACCTCGGGATCCACCGGTGAACCCAAGGGCGTGCCCATCACGCATGGGCAGCTTCTGAACTACGTGGCTTCCGCCACGCGTGCGATGGACCTGGGTCTGTCGCGCCGCTGGGCGCTTACCGGCACGGTCGCGGCCGATCTGGGCAATACGGCGTTGTTCGGCGCGCTGTGCAACGGTGGCACGCTGGTGGTCGCCAGTCCCGACGACATGCGCGATGGGGCGGCTTTCCACCAGTTCCTGGTGGCGCAGCGCATCGATGGAATCAAGATCGTGCCGTCGCACCTGGAAGCCTTGCTGGACCATGACGACGCCATCGTGCCGGCGCGCGTGGTGCTGGGCGGCGAGGCCGCTTCCGCCGCGCTGGTGCGGCGCATCGCCCGCCTGGCGCCGGACTGCCGGGTCTACAACCATTACGGTCCGACGGAATCGACCGTGGGCGTGATGGTGCACGCGGTGGCGCTGCCGGCCGCGGATATGGGCGTGGGCTGCGCGGACAGTGCCGCCGTGCTGCCGCTGACGCGGGTGCTGGGCAACTGCATCGTGCACGTGCTGGATGCCGACCTGGAGCCGACACCGGTAGGCGGTATCGGCGAGATCTATCTGGGCGGCGCGCAGCTGTGCGCCGGCTATCTCGGCCCGCATGGCGCGACGGCCTTCGTGGAGGACCCGCATCGGCCCGGCGAGCGTCTTTACCGCTCGGGCGATATGGCGTGCGTGCTGCCGGAAGGCGCGATCCGCCTGGCGGGCCGTGCCGATCACCAGGTCAAGATCCGCGGCCATCGCATTGAACCCGCGGAAATCGAGGCGCGCCTGCTCGCCCTGCCCGACGTGCGGCAGGCGGTGGTGCTCGCCACGCCATCGGCTGGTGGCGCGGTGTTGACGGCCTGCGTCGTCGCCACGGTCGAAGCCCCAGCGGGGGCTTCCGACGACGCCGCGCGCATCGCAGCGTGGCGTCGCGCCTTGGCCGATGCATTGCCCGAACCGATGATCCCATCGCACTTCGTGCGGCTTGCCGCCTTTCCGCGCCTGGCCAACGGCAAGGTGGATCGCCAGGCCCTGGCTCCCCTGGCGCGCGATGCGGCGGGGCAGGGCGGCGGCCTTGCCGCCACGCCACGCGATGCGCTGGAAACCGTCGTGGCGCGCCGCATGGCCGAGCTGCTGGATCGCCCGGCCCTGGGCATCGACGATGATTTTTTCTCGATGGGCGGGCATTCGCTGCTCGTCATCAAGCTGGTGACCCGCCTGCGCAAGGCGTTGAAAGTGGCATTGCCGCCCGGCGCGGTGTTCGACCATCCCACCGCGGCCGCGCTGGCCGCGGAACTGCGGCGGTGCGCCGCCGACGCGTCGGCGCTGGAACGCATCGCCGAAGCCCGCGTCGCGCTGGACGACATGAGCCCGCAGGAGCGCGCGGCCCTGGCGAATCGTATCGAGGAGCAAGCATGA